Proteins encoded together in one Vigna angularis cultivar LongXiaoDou No.4 chromosome 5, ASM1680809v1, whole genome shotgun sequence window:
- the LOC108339681 gene encoding 60S ribosomal protein L21-2 encodes MPAGHGLRSRTRDSFSRPFRKKGTIALTTYLRTYHIGDYVDIKVNGAVHKGMPHKFYHGRTGRVWNVTKRAIGVEVNKQVGNRIIRKRIHVRVEHVMPSRCTEEFRLRKIKNDQLKADAKAKGEKISTKRQPEGPKPGFLMVEGALIETVTPIPYDVVNDLKGGY; translated from the exons ATGCCGGCTGGTCACGGTTTGAGATCTCGCACGAGAGATTCATTCTCTCGTCCCTTCAGGAAGAAGGGAACCATCGCCCTCACTACTTATCTCAGAACTTACCACATCGGCGATTACGTCGACATCAAGGTTAACGGCGCCGTCCACAAGGGTATGCCTCACAAGTTCTACCATGGCCGCACCGGTCGTGTTTGGAACGTCACCAAACGCGCCATTGGTGTCGAGGTTAACAAACAG GTGGGGAACAGAATTATTAGAAAGAGGATTCATGTGCGTGTTGAGCATGTTATGCCTTCAAGGTGCACTGAGGAGTTCCGTTTGAGGAAGATCAAGAATGATCAACTCAAGGCGGATGCTAAGGCAAAGGGTGAGAAAATTAGCACCAAGAGACAACCTGAGGGTCCCAAACCAGGTTTCCTTATGGTGGAAGGAGCTCTAATTGAAACTGTAACTCCCATTCCCTATGACGTGGTTAATGATCTTAAAGGAGGATATTAG
- the LOC108339597 gene encoding peroxidase 17, with protein sequence MRMGMETRMMMAMVVLMFLLQMVASSDLRPGFYSETCPNTEVIVRDVMKRALAVEPRSVASVMRFQFHDCFVNGCDASMLLDDTPTMVGEKLALSNINSLRSFEVVDQVKEALENACPGVVSCADIIIMASRDAVALTGGPDWEVRLGRLDSLSASQEDSNEIMPSPRANASALIDLFQKYNLTVKDLVALSGSHSIGQGRCFSIMFRLYNQSGTGRPDPAIEAGYREELERLCPLDVDQNVTGNLDFTPLVFDNQYFKDLVAGRGFLNSDQTLFTFPQTREFVRFFSTNQDQFFKAFVEGMLKMGDLQSGRPGEVRTNCRVVNARPAHLLFESQHNLLSNNKSIYDM encoded by the exons ATGAGGATGGGGATGGAGACGAGAATGATGATGGCCATGGTTGTTCTCATGTTCCTTCTGCAGATGGTGGCATCATCGGATCTCCGACCTGGGTTTTATTCAGAAACATGTCCAAACACAGAAGTTATAGTACGAGATGTGATGAAAAGGGCCCTTGCGGTGGAACCCAGAAGTGTTGCCTCCGTTATGCGGTTCCAGTTCCATGACTGTTTTGTGAAT GGGTGTGACGCCTCCATGCTGCTTGATGATACACCCACCATGGTTGGGGAGAAGCTTGCTCTTTCCAACATAAACTCCCTGAGATCATTTGAAGTTGTCGATCAAGTTAAGGAAGCCCTAGAGAACGCATGCCCTGGTGTTGTCTCCTGTGCTGACATCATTATCATGGCATCCCGAGATGCTGTCGCTCTG ACAGGTGGACCCGATTGGGAGGTGAGGTTGGGAAGATTGGACAGCTTGAGTGCTAGTCAAGAAGACTCAAACGAAATAATGCCGAGTCCAAGAGCCAATGCGTCTGCTCTTATCGATCTGTTTCAGAAGTACAATCTGACTGTGAAAGACCTTGTTGCACTCTCAGGGTCTCACTCCATTGGTCAAGGTCGGTGCTTCTCCATCATGTTTAGGCTGTACAATCAATCTGGAACTGGAAGGCCTGACCCTGCCATTGAGGCTGGCTATAGGGAAGAGCTTGAGAGACTTTGTCCGCTGGATGTTGATCAGAATGTGACAGGGAACCTTGACTTTACGCCTCTTGTGTTTGATAATCAGTATTTCAAGGACTTGGTTGCTGGGAGAGGGTTTCTCAACTCTGATCAAACACTTTTCACATTCCCACAGACAAGGGAGTTTGTCAGATTCTTCAGTACAAATCAAGATCAATTTTTCAAAGCCTTTGTGGAAGGAATGCTTAAAATGGGTGACTTGCAGTCTGGTCGACCTGGGGAAGTTAGGACCAATTGCAGAGTCGTCAATGCTCGCCCTGCTCATTTGCTCTTTGAGTCTCAACACAACCTCCTCAgtaataataaatcaatttacGATATGTAA